A genomic region of Oncorhynchus mykiss isolate Arlee chromosome 16, USDA_OmykA_1.1, whole genome shotgun sequence contains the following coding sequences:
- the LOC110491976 gene encoding receptor tyrosine-protein kinase erbB-3 isoform X2, whose amino-acid sequence MDCWQVSVLCVIFISCLQHTSSQTQEVVCPGTQNGLSSTGSQENQYNLIKDRYTGCEIIMGNLEITQIEADWDFSFLGTIREVTGYILIAMNHFRRLPLEQLRVIRGNSLYDRGFALSVFLNYPKQGSNGLQHLGLTHLTEILEGGVQIVHNRFLRYGPSVNWDDIVRDRDRANAPIDIQLNGERGPCHPSCGENCWGPDEVHCQILTKTVCAPQCNGRCFGTSPRDCCHIECAGGCSGPQDMDCFACGHFNDSRSCVPQCPQTLIYNKQTFQMETNPNAKYQYGSICVSHCPTHFVVDGSSCVSGCPPDKKEVERTGQRQCELCGGLCPKACEGTGPEHRQTVDSSNIDSFINCTKIQGSLHFLVTGILGDDYKNIPPLDPKKLEVFRSVQEITDILAIQSWPKELSDLSVFSNLTTIQGRSLHKRFSLMVMHVPSITALGLRSLREISDGNVYLSNNANLCYHHTVNWTRLFTGHATRLNDIKDNRPLRECVEEGHVCDPLCSDSGCWGPGPEQCLSCRNHSRDSTCVAHCNFYTGQPREFAGPKGECVTCHPECQPQEGRDSCTGPGADECVMCVSLRDGPHCVPFCPSGVNGENGQFIFKYPNKDSYCEPCHVNCTQGCSGPGLSDCIDNTRHSTSPQITGIALGVPAALIVCLALFVLGMLYHRGLAIHRKRAMRRYLESGESFEPLGPGEKGAKVHARILRAPELKKVKVLGSGVFGTVHKGLWIPEGDSVKIPVAIKTIQDRTGRQTFTEITDHMLSMGSLDHPYIVRLLGVCPGASLQLVTQLSSQGSLLEHIRQHKDSLDPQRLLNWCVQIAKGMYYLEEHCMVHRNLAARNVMLKSDYFVQISDYGVADLLYPDDKKYVYSDSNKTPINIKWMALESILFRRYTHQSDVWSYGVTVWEMMSFGAEPYASMQPQDVPSLLEKGERLSQPHICTIDVYMVMVKCWMIDENIRPTFKELANDFIRMARDPPRYLVIKDRGEAGPEESHQRGSALANLEAGLEDQDEEGLEDGLATPPLTLSPSRTLSRLRMSSYRSSSATSQAGPVGYLPMTPGPGDNPCQLFSQRSRLNSARTLSEGSEGSGLDNELAEGVSLSGSLCRQQLRAGRDSSGSSTHHTSTTMVHRSQSAVSKSPSYRPEEEEEEEEDHYGYVLPGVSSTPERDSLLSFPASRTSLPGRASLRGSRSFKNPLSPLATISDPTEDYELMTKQPSPLPRSPRVTSVQIEGPSTVLWRKTSPLPSPTYNTAPSPLEGDSLMQGDSPSTAAALRGSQRPAEVTDSSVAVVVSVEGEELQPLSERPDSGAALFGNRGASQGQGRPEQGAVVEYEYMDICSTVNTTDTKRPIWERRESRAADLRTVTEERERERGKSPDLEEEERKDEEAGEEDDVYQYTNKQPRLLQESSREVGPSPKPSLRSKPSLSPKPSLSPKPSLLPKPSLLPKPTLSPKPSLSPKPSLSPKPSFNPSPNPMPDGSTAMVESQVEEYEEMDAFGGESRGSQRVDHQEAEYQNLPVLGKGRATTVGVEGGTSTRCAGLGVEGYIKACSGVGAVEPSSNTSFDNPDYWHSRLFLKADAVRT is encoded by the exons TGGTGTGTCCTGGTACCCAGAATGGGCTGAGCTCCACAGGATCTCAGGAGAACCAGTACAACCTGATCAAGGACCGCTACACAGGCTGCGAGATCATTATGGGTAACCTGGAGATCACTCAGATAGAGGCTGACTGGGACTTCTCCTTCCTAGGG ACCATCAGAGAGGTAACGGGCTACATCCTAATCGCCATGAACCACTTCAGACGGCTGCCTCTGGAACAGCTGCGGGTGATCCGTGGTAACAGCCTGTACGACCGGGGCTTCGCCCTCTCTGTGTTCCTCAACTACCCCAAGCAGGGCTCCAATGGACTGCAGCACCTGGGACTCACACACCTCACCG AGATTCTGGAGGGAGGCGTCCAGATCGTCCACAACAGGTTCCTGAGATATGGTCCCTCGGTGAACTGGGATGATATTGTGAGGGACAGAGATAGGGCCAATGCTCCCATTGACATCCAGTTGAACGGCGAGAGAG GGCCTTGTCACCCCTCCTGTGGGGAGAACTGCTGGGGGCCTGATGAAGTGCACTGCCAGATCT TGACGAAGACAGTGTGCGCCCCTCAGTGTAACGGTCGTTGTTTCGGGACCAGCCCCAGGGACTGCTGTCATATAGAGTGTGCAGGCGGCTGTAGTGGACCTCAGGATATGGACTGCTTT GCGTGCGGCCACTTCAACGACTCCAGGTCCTGTGTGCCCCAGTGTCCCCAGACTCTGATCTACAACAAGCAGACGTTTCAGATGGAGACGAACCCCAACGCCAAGTATCAGTACGGATCCATCTGTGTCTCCCACTGCCCCA CCCACTTCGTGGTGGACGGCAGCTCCTGTGTGAGTGGCTGTCCTCCAGACaagaaggaggtggagaggactGGTCAGAGGCAGTGTGAGCTCTGTGGAGGACTGTGCCCTAAAG CCTGTGAGGGCACAGGTCCTGAGCACAGACAAACGGTAGACTCCAGTAACATCGACAGCTTCATCAACTGCACCAAGATACAGGGCAGCCTGCACTTCCTGGTCACAGGGATTCTTGG TGATGACTATAAGAATATCCCACCTCTGGACCCTAAGAAGCTGGAGGTCTTCCGTTCTGTCCAGGAGATAacag ATATCCTAGCCATCCAGTCGTGGCCTAAAGAACTGTCAGATCTGTCAGTGTTCTCCAATCTTACCACCATACAGGGAAGATCTCTTCACAA GCGCTTCTCTCTGATGGTCATGCATGTTCCATCCATCACCGCTCTGGGTCTGCGTTCCCTGAGAGAGATCAGTGACGGCAACGTGTACCTCAGTAATAACGCCAACCTGTGCTACCACCACACAGTCAACTGGACACGCCTGTTCACCGGGCACGCCACACGCCTCAACGACATCAAGGACAACAGGCCTCTCAGAGAGTGTG TTGAGGAGGGCCACGTGTGTGACCCGCTGTGTTCAGACTCAGGCTGCTGGGGCCCGGGGCCCGAACAGTGTCTCTCCTGCAGGAACCACAGCCGAGACTCTACCTGTGTGGCACACTGCAACTTCTACACAGG TCAGCCTAGAGAGTTTGCGGGGCCTAAGGGGGAGTGTGTCACCTGTCATCCAGAGTGTCAGCCGCAGGAAGGGAGGGACAGCTGTACTGGACcg GGAGCTGATGAGTGTGTGATGTGTGTCAGTCTGAGAGATGGTCCTCACTGTGTGCCCTTCTGCCCCAGTGGGGTAAACGGAGAGAACGGGCAGTTCATCTTCAAATACCCCAACAAGGACAGCTACTGTGAGCCCTGCCATGTCAACTGCACACAggg GTGTTCGGGTCCAGGATTGAGTGACTGCATAGACAACACTAGACACTCCACTAG CCCTCAGATCACAGGTATAGCGTTGGGAGTGCCGGCTGCCCTCATAGTCTGCCTGGCATTGTTTGTGTTGGGCATGCTGTACCACCGTGGCCTGGCCATCCACAGGAAGAGAGCCATGAGGAGGTACCTGGAAAGTGGAGAG agTTTTGAGCCGCTGGGGCCAGGAGAGAAGGGAGCTAAGGTTCATGCCCGGATCCTGAGGGCCCCAGAGCTGAAAAAGGTCAAAGTCCTGGGCTCTGGAGTGTTTGGCACCGTACACAAAGGCCTGTGGATCCCTGAGGGAGACTCCGTGAAGATTCCTGTAGCTATTAAGACCATCCAGGACCGCACAGGCAGACAGACTTTCACTGAGATCACCGAT CACATGTTGTCCATGGGCAGTCTGGACCACCCCTACATCGTCAGGCTCTTAGGTGTCTGCCCAGGTGCCAGTCTCCAGCTGGTCACCCAGCTCAGCAGCCAGGGGTCCTTACTGGAGCACATCAGGCAACACAAAGACAGCCTGGACCCGCAGAGACTGCTCAACTGGTGTGTGCAGATAGCTAAG GGCATGTACTACCTAGAGGAGCACTGTATGGTGCACAGGAATCTGGCTGCGAGGAACGTGATGCTGAAAAGTGATTATTTCGTCCAGATTTCTGACTATGGCGTGGCTGACTTGCTCTATCCCGATGACAAGAAATATGTCTACAGTGACAGCAACAAG ACTCCCATAAACATCAAATGGATGGCCCTGGAGAGTATCCTGTTCCGGAGATACACTCATCAGAGTGACGTCTGGAGTTACG GAGTGACAGTCTGGGAGATGATGTCATTTGGGGCAGAGCCCTACGCCTCCATGCAGCCACAGGACGTGCCCAGTCTACTGGAGAAGGGAGAGCGTCTGTCCCAGCCCCACATCTGCACCATAGACGTGTACATGGTCATGGTTAAGT GCTGGATGATTGACGAGAATATTCGACCAACCTTCAAAGAACTGGCCAATGACTTTATTCGCATGGCAAGAGACCCGCCTCGCTACCTTGTCATCAAG GACAGAGGAGAGGCGGGGCCAGAAGAATCCCACCAACGGGGATCAGCGCTTGCCAATTTGGAAGCGGGCCTGGAGGACCAGGATGAAGAGGGATTGGAGGACGGTTTggccactcctcctctcactttgTCCCCATCCAGGACTCTCTCTCGTTTGAGGATGAGCTCATACAGG AGTTCCAGTGCGACCTCTCAGGCTGGACCAGTAGGGTACCTACCCATGACCCCCGGCCCTGGAGATAACCCCTGTCAG CTGTTCTCCCAGCGGTCTCGTCTGAACTCAGCTCGGACGCTGTCGGAGGGGTCAGAGGGCAGTGGCCTGGACAATGAGCTGGCAGAGGGAGTGTCACTGAGTGGCAGCCTGTGCAGGCAGCAGCTCAGGGCTGGCAGGGACAGTAGTGGCAGTAGTACCCACCACACCTCCACCACCATGGTGCATAGGAGCCAATCTGCAGTCTCAAAGTCACCCTCCTACAggcctgaggaggaggaggaggaggaggaggaccactATGGATATGTACTGCCTGGAGTATCGAGCACTcctgagagag ATTCTCTCCTGTCCTTCCCAGCCTCCAGAACTTCTCTCCCAGGTAGAGCATCTCTTAGGGGCTCTAGGAGCTTCAAGAATCCACTGTCACCATTGGCAACCATCTCAGACCCCACCGAGGACTATGAGTTGATGACCAAACAGCCGTCCCCTCTGCCCCGCTCCCCCAGAGTCACCTCTGTACAGATAGAAGGGCCTTCAACTGTCCTATGGAGGAAaacctctcctctgccctcccctaCCTACAATACAGCACCCTCACCACTAGAGGGGGACTCACTGATGCAAGGGGACTCTCCAAGCACTGCAGCTGCTCTGAGGGGAAGCCAGAGGCCAGCAGAGGTCACTGACAGTTCTGTGGCTGTAGTTGTATCAGTAGAGGGAGAGGAGCTGCAGCCTCTGTCTGAGAGGCCTGACAGTGGAGCTGCTTTGTTTGGCAACCGAGGGGCCTCTCAGGGTCAGGGGAGGCCAGAGCAGGGGGCAGTAGTGGAGTATGAATACATGGACATCTGCAGCACCGTGAACaccacagacacaaagagaccCATCTGGGAGAGGCGTGAGAGCCGAGCAGCTGACTTGAGGACAGTGAcagaagaacgagagagagaaagaggaaagagtcCAGACCTAgaggaggaagaaaggaaggatgAGGAAGCTGGAGAGGAGGATGACGTTTACCAGTATACTAATAAACAACCCAGACTCCTCCAAGAGAGCAGCCGAGAGGTGGGTCCCAGCCCCAAGCCCAGCCTCCGCTCCaaacccagcctcagccccaagcccagcctcagccccaagCCCAGCCTCCTCCCCAAGCCCAGCCTCCTCCCCAAGCCCACTCTTAGCCCCaagcccagcctcagccccaagCCCAGCCTCAGCCCAAAACCCAGCTTCAACCCCAGCCCTAACCCAATGCCAGATGGCTCCACAGCTATGGTAGAGAGCCAGGTGGAGGAGTATGAAGAGATGGATGCCTTTGGAGGGGAGTCCAGGGGCTCCCAGCGAGTGGACCACCAGGAGGCAGAGTACCAGAACCTCCCAGTGCTAGGGAAGGGGAGGGCCACCACAGTTGGGGTGGAAGGGGGTACGAGCACCAGGTGTGCCGGACTGGGGGTGGAGGGGTACATCAAAGCGTGCTCCGGTGTGGGAGCGGTAGAGCCGAGCAGCAACACATCGTTTGACAACCCTGACTACTGGCACAGCAGACTGTTCCTCAAGGCAGATGCTGTGCGCACATAA
- the LOC110491976 gene encoding receptor tyrosine-protein kinase erbB-3 isoform X1 translates to MDCWQVSVLCVIFISCLQHTSSQTQEVVCPGTQNGLSSTGSQENQYNLIKDRYTGCEIIMGNLEITQIEADWDFSFLGTIREVTGYILIAMNHFRRLPLEQLRVIRGNSLYDRGFALSVFLNYPKQGSNGLQHLGLTHLTEILEGGVQIVHNRFLRYGPSVNWDDIVRDRDRANAPIDIQLNGERGPCHPSCGENCWGPDEVHCQILTKTVCAPQCNGRCFGTSPRDCCHIECAGGCSGPQDMDCFACGHFNDSRSCVPQCPQTLIYNKQTFQMETNPNAKYQYGSICVSHCPTHFVVDGSSCVSGCPPDKKEVERTGQRQCELCGGLCPKACEGTGPEHRQTVDSSNIDSFINCTKIQGSLHFLVTGILGDDYKNIPPLDPKKLEVFRSVQEITDILAIQSWPKELSDLSVFSNLTTIQGRSLHNAKRRFSLMVMHVPSITALGLRSLREISDGNVYLSNNANLCYHHTVNWTRLFTGHATRLNDIKDNRPLRECVEEGHVCDPLCSDSGCWGPGPEQCLSCRNHSRDSTCVAHCNFYTGQPREFAGPKGECVTCHPECQPQEGRDSCTGPGADECVMCVSLRDGPHCVPFCPSGVNGENGQFIFKYPNKDSYCEPCHVNCTQGCSGPGLSDCIDNTRHSTSPQITGIALGVPAALIVCLALFVLGMLYHRGLAIHRKRAMRRYLESGESFEPLGPGEKGAKVHARILRAPELKKVKVLGSGVFGTVHKGLWIPEGDSVKIPVAIKTIQDRTGRQTFTEITDHMLSMGSLDHPYIVRLLGVCPGASLQLVTQLSSQGSLLEHIRQHKDSLDPQRLLNWCVQIAKGMYYLEEHCMVHRNLAARNVMLKSDYFVQISDYGVADLLYPDDKKYVYSDSNKTPINIKWMALESILFRRYTHQSDVWSYGVTVWEMMSFGAEPYASMQPQDVPSLLEKGERLSQPHICTIDVYMVMVKCWMIDENIRPTFKELANDFIRMARDPPRYLVIKDRGEAGPEESHQRGSALANLEAGLEDQDEEGLEDGLATPPLTLSPSRTLSRLRMSSYRSSSATSQAGPVGYLPMTPGPGDNPCQLFSQRSRLNSARTLSEGSEGSGLDNELAEGVSLSGSLCRQQLRAGRDSSGSSTHHTSTTMVHRSQSAVSKSPSYRPEEEEEEEEDHYGYVLPGVSSTPERDSLLSFPASRTSLPGRASLRGSRSFKNPLSPLATISDPTEDYELMTKQPSPLPRSPRVTSVQIEGPSTVLWRKTSPLPSPTYNTAPSPLEGDSLMQGDSPSTAAALRGSQRPAEVTDSSVAVVVSVEGEELQPLSERPDSGAALFGNRGASQGQGRPEQGAVVEYEYMDICSTVNTTDTKRPIWERRESRAADLRTVTEERERERGKSPDLEEEERKDEEAGEEDDVYQYTNKQPRLLQESSREVGPSPKPSLRSKPSLSPKPSLSPKPSLLPKPSLLPKPTLSPKPSLSPKPSLSPKPSFNPSPNPMPDGSTAMVESQVEEYEEMDAFGGESRGSQRVDHQEAEYQNLPVLGKGRATTVGVEGGTSTRCAGLGVEGYIKACSGVGAVEPSSNTSFDNPDYWHSRLFLKADAVRT, encoded by the exons TGGTGTGTCCTGGTACCCAGAATGGGCTGAGCTCCACAGGATCTCAGGAGAACCAGTACAACCTGATCAAGGACCGCTACACAGGCTGCGAGATCATTATGGGTAACCTGGAGATCACTCAGATAGAGGCTGACTGGGACTTCTCCTTCCTAGGG ACCATCAGAGAGGTAACGGGCTACATCCTAATCGCCATGAACCACTTCAGACGGCTGCCTCTGGAACAGCTGCGGGTGATCCGTGGTAACAGCCTGTACGACCGGGGCTTCGCCCTCTCTGTGTTCCTCAACTACCCCAAGCAGGGCTCCAATGGACTGCAGCACCTGGGACTCACACACCTCACCG AGATTCTGGAGGGAGGCGTCCAGATCGTCCACAACAGGTTCCTGAGATATGGTCCCTCGGTGAACTGGGATGATATTGTGAGGGACAGAGATAGGGCCAATGCTCCCATTGACATCCAGTTGAACGGCGAGAGAG GGCCTTGTCACCCCTCCTGTGGGGAGAACTGCTGGGGGCCTGATGAAGTGCACTGCCAGATCT TGACGAAGACAGTGTGCGCCCCTCAGTGTAACGGTCGTTGTTTCGGGACCAGCCCCAGGGACTGCTGTCATATAGAGTGTGCAGGCGGCTGTAGTGGACCTCAGGATATGGACTGCTTT GCGTGCGGCCACTTCAACGACTCCAGGTCCTGTGTGCCCCAGTGTCCCCAGACTCTGATCTACAACAAGCAGACGTTTCAGATGGAGACGAACCCCAACGCCAAGTATCAGTACGGATCCATCTGTGTCTCCCACTGCCCCA CCCACTTCGTGGTGGACGGCAGCTCCTGTGTGAGTGGCTGTCCTCCAGACaagaaggaggtggagaggactGGTCAGAGGCAGTGTGAGCTCTGTGGAGGACTGTGCCCTAAAG CCTGTGAGGGCACAGGTCCTGAGCACAGACAAACGGTAGACTCCAGTAACATCGACAGCTTCATCAACTGCACCAAGATACAGGGCAGCCTGCACTTCCTGGTCACAGGGATTCTTGG TGATGACTATAAGAATATCCCACCTCTGGACCCTAAGAAGCTGGAGGTCTTCCGTTCTGTCCAGGAGATAacag ATATCCTAGCCATCCAGTCGTGGCCTAAAGAACTGTCAGATCTGTCAGTGTTCTCCAATCTTACCACCATACAGGGAAGATCTCTTCACAA CGCTAAGAG GCGCTTCTCTCTGATGGTCATGCATGTTCCATCCATCACCGCTCTGGGTCTGCGTTCCCTGAGAGAGATCAGTGACGGCAACGTGTACCTCAGTAATAACGCCAACCTGTGCTACCACCACACAGTCAACTGGACACGCCTGTTCACCGGGCACGCCACACGCCTCAACGACATCAAGGACAACAGGCCTCTCAGAGAGTGTG TTGAGGAGGGCCACGTGTGTGACCCGCTGTGTTCAGACTCAGGCTGCTGGGGCCCGGGGCCCGAACAGTGTCTCTCCTGCAGGAACCACAGCCGAGACTCTACCTGTGTGGCACACTGCAACTTCTACACAGG TCAGCCTAGAGAGTTTGCGGGGCCTAAGGGGGAGTGTGTCACCTGTCATCCAGAGTGTCAGCCGCAGGAAGGGAGGGACAGCTGTACTGGACcg GGAGCTGATGAGTGTGTGATGTGTGTCAGTCTGAGAGATGGTCCTCACTGTGTGCCCTTCTGCCCCAGTGGGGTAAACGGAGAGAACGGGCAGTTCATCTTCAAATACCCCAACAAGGACAGCTACTGTGAGCCCTGCCATGTCAACTGCACACAggg GTGTTCGGGTCCAGGATTGAGTGACTGCATAGACAACACTAGACACTCCACTAG CCCTCAGATCACAGGTATAGCGTTGGGAGTGCCGGCTGCCCTCATAGTCTGCCTGGCATTGTTTGTGTTGGGCATGCTGTACCACCGTGGCCTGGCCATCCACAGGAAGAGAGCCATGAGGAGGTACCTGGAAAGTGGAGAG agTTTTGAGCCGCTGGGGCCAGGAGAGAAGGGAGCTAAGGTTCATGCCCGGATCCTGAGGGCCCCAGAGCTGAAAAAGGTCAAAGTCCTGGGCTCTGGAGTGTTTGGCACCGTACACAAAGGCCTGTGGATCCCTGAGGGAGACTCCGTGAAGATTCCTGTAGCTATTAAGACCATCCAGGACCGCACAGGCAGACAGACTTTCACTGAGATCACCGAT CACATGTTGTCCATGGGCAGTCTGGACCACCCCTACATCGTCAGGCTCTTAGGTGTCTGCCCAGGTGCCAGTCTCCAGCTGGTCACCCAGCTCAGCAGCCAGGGGTCCTTACTGGAGCACATCAGGCAACACAAAGACAGCCTGGACCCGCAGAGACTGCTCAACTGGTGTGTGCAGATAGCTAAG GGCATGTACTACCTAGAGGAGCACTGTATGGTGCACAGGAATCTGGCTGCGAGGAACGTGATGCTGAAAAGTGATTATTTCGTCCAGATTTCTGACTATGGCGTGGCTGACTTGCTCTATCCCGATGACAAGAAATATGTCTACAGTGACAGCAACAAG ACTCCCATAAACATCAAATGGATGGCCCTGGAGAGTATCCTGTTCCGGAGATACACTCATCAGAGTGACGTCTGGAGTTACG GAGTGACAGTCTGGGAGATGATGTCATTTGGGGCAGAGCCCTACGCCTCCATGCAGCCACAGGACGTGCCCAGTCTACTGGAGAAGGGAGAGCGTCTGTCCCAGCCCCACATCTGCACCATAGACGTGTACATGGTCATGGTTAAGT GCTGGATGATTGACGAGAATATTCGACCAACCTTCAAAGAACTGGCCAATGACTTTATTCGCATGGCAAGAGACCCGCCTCGCTACCTTGTCATCAAG GACAGAGGAGAGGCGGGGCCAGAAGAATCCCACCAACGGGGATCAGCGCTTGCCAATTTGGAAGCGGGCCTGGAGGACCAGGATGAAGAGGGATTGGAGGACGGTTTggccactcctcctctcactttgTCCCCATCCAGGACTCTCTCTCGTTTGAGGATGAGCTCATACAGG AGTTCCAGTGCGACCTCTCAGGCTGGACCAGTAGGGTACCTACCCATGACCCCCGGCCCTGGAGATAACCCCTGTCAG CTGTTCTCCCAGCGGTCTCGTCTGAACTCAGCTCGGACGCTGTCGGAGGGGTCAGAGGGCAGTGGCCTGGACAATGAGCTGGCAGAGGGAGTGTCACTGAGTGGCAGCCTGTGCAGGCAGCAGCTCAGGGCTGGCAGGGACAGTAGTGGCAGTAGTACCCACCACACCTCCACCACCATGGTGCATAGGAGCCAATCTGCAGTCTCAAAGTCACCCTCCTACAggcctgaggaggaggaggaggaggaggaggaccactATGGATATGTACTGCCTGGAGTATCGAGCACTcctgagagag ATTCTCTCCTGTCCTTCCCAGCCTCCAGAACTTCTCTCCCAGGTAGAGCATCTCTTAGGGGCTCTAGGAGCTTCAAGAATCCACTGTCACCATTGGCAACCATCTCAGACCCCACCGAGGACTATGAGTTGATGACCAAACAGCCGTCCCCTCTGCCCCGCTCCCCCAGAGTCACCTCTGTACAGATAGAAGGGCCTTCAACTGTCCTATGGAGGAAaacctctcctctgccctcccctaCCTACAATACAGCACCCTCACCACTAGAGGGGGACTCACTGATGCAAGGGGACTCTCCAAGCACTGCAGCTGCTCTGAGGGGAAGCCAGAGGCCAGCAGAGGTCACTGACAGTTCTGTGGCTGTAGTTGTATCAGTAGAGGGAGAGGAGCTGCAGCCTCTGTCTGAGAGGCCTGACAGTGGAGCTGCTTTGTTTGGCAACCGAGGGGCCTCTCAGGGTCAGGGGAGGCCAGAGCAGGGGGCAGTAGTGGAGTATGAATACATGGACATCTGCAGCACCGTGAACaccacagacacaaagagaccCATCTGGGAGAGGCGTGAGAGCCGAGCAGCTGACTTGAGGACAGTGAcagaagaacgagagagagaaagaggaaagagtcCAGACCTAgaggaggaagaaaggaaggatgAGGAAGCTGGAGAGGAGGATGACGTTTACCAGTATACTAATAAACAACCCAGACTCCTCCAAGAGAGCAGCCGAGAGGTGGGTCCCAGCCCCAAGCCCAGCCTCCGCTCCaaacccagcctcagccccaagcccagcctcagccccaagCCCAGCCTCCTCCCCAAGCCCAGCCTCCTCCCCAAGCCCACTCTTAGCCCCaagcccagcctcagccccaagCCCAGCCTCAGCCCAAAACCCAGCTTCAACCCCAGCCCTAACCCAATGCCAGATGGCTCCACAGCTATGGTAGAGAGCCAGGTGGAGGAGTATGAAGAGATGGATGCCTTTGGAGGGGAGTCCAGGGGCTCCCAGCGAGTGGACCACCAGGAGGCAGAGTACCAGAACCTCCCAGTGCTAGGGAAGGGGAGGGCCACCACAGTTGGGGTGGAAGGGGGTACGAGCACCAGGTGTGCCGGACTGGGGGTGGAGGGGTACATCAAAGCGTGCTCCGGTGTGGGAGCGGTAGAGCCGAGCAGCAACACATCGTTTGACAACCCTGACTACTGGCACAGCAGACTGTTCCTCAAGGCAGATGCTGTGCGCACATAA